The Neodiprion fabricii isolate iyNeoFabr1 chromosome 4, iyNeoFabr1.1, whole genome shotgun sequence genome window below encodes:
- the LOC124181197 gene encoding cordon-bleu protein-like 1 isoform X3, which yields MGLTVTEDTPADMLAGNMELLVQLPPRNDDDYENDETYEGDEDEHRHQHGRNHHRYHNHHITNGHHPRRTGNGNARRVTVARSTPMMDLLVQVATSQKLSASSYTLEAIGEHGLVLTHHPNTPIGALDALQVKLLPKQGTFAPMKTRHANQPFEPTFRLQVHLPRNQLYVSRVSSRMNLGKILDEVCREKNLDRNNYELRHPANIEETLDLSLSLQDYHLQEVTLCPKRRPLGSSLSSQDIMALQRQEERRRQEAKQSVFGFAFKKSKESSLSTDSLGERSVSPARSDGTGRSVSPQAPTAPTRPQRKRRPAPKPPLPRAEVETSPSTKGAKNPEKDNEGEREKEREKAERTIISHSRNSSDSSGYHEASVLSDNLDSNIRVPETLPRRSRLQTPSSVESTGRTLAETSQASKSLGNLAAASNQRTSTIARVTSNSSLSSAGLRKKKAAPAPPPPRPLTSSTSIQALERIVDSEESFTSVAETSLPTKASSDVAVGTTKSRLQAQPRVSLGSENRASITPKIDEARVEDKPAAINVDSARFYESPILSEKSAPSVNPSPKIVEVAAIIPNVEIASERKREADAAVQIAPNTSPATTTTDLLKKVSDTLSSSLMRSQATVAAVSSLAKDLEPPVESKKADKPMARDEESASRPDVGEDAPDFIDAHQPALPDWEYQLPEPPSGFRDTEVPTAKEGGKIAITEPVPVRELEKLIADEELKDRTAVEAKRREVSAPVSPTTKVPPINDDDGHHQSKRSRRKSGSENSSRRTSHVSSTPGVAPVDNTLSNFVITTYSRPKNVDIFDEIERADRDPELPLSRKSSSASQTRRESSRSSTSSLPQSEERQLGSVDETPQRPEVAPPVRGDDGSPHMVSRANIKISIVAKPRSRGNSVSGNQALKAAVRDASDDGRGVSDVTVLDEKTANNEKFSQWRENILKKQETPSRERQLQSLQVLRGISLQIEDSQTQPDDTSTAEKAAPTSAVETRVETVKSPNNGETAAEPSPQTTPPAPVAAPIEPHVKRYTYAGPPAIDLGSWSDRSRTKVQIKPDTDYKFEKSPIPGTARIQQDAPKTLNYKEGNAVSRTVLNAVSQTAVTPSVVRNTLTKSSRSEKESTVDNHDRKEPNELARTLITRTTASGFKRPASIAVFESSVTISGEKETQKRPEVVNGTGNQEESNKASAATESEVDTRPLSFKELKQAFAREQNGSVQPVPKFGSLGRRAENSISGTLVRRDNESENQTSFRNEVNGQRGENKTVASEKKNFVTPTNRGTAVFQHDVLGTARRTSRGTLMPVVKGFKVVPSEEEPVTLSQDKPHIHRVAIGDISNGNYVAAHNGLRKTVVQIKGDNQISNSNNIPKPPPTMPVITGVTLKSTNANARPKSMIVAADPRNDLLESIRGFGGSGQLRHVSRRNTNIGGGSSSRFVHS from the exons ATGGGATTGACCGTCACTGAGGACACGCCGGCGGACATGTTGGCTGGGAATATGGAACTTCTGGTTCAGCTACCGCCCCGAAACGACGACGACTATGAGAACGACGAGACGTACGAGGGGGATGAGGACGAGCACCGTCATCAGCACGGTCGGAATCATCACCGTTACCACAATCATCACATCACAAATGGTCATCATCCCCGTCGCACTGGAAACGGAAATGCGCGAAGAGTAACCGTGGCCAGAAG CACACCGATGATGGATCTCCTCGTCCAAGTTGCAACGTCCCAGAAATTATCAGCGTCCAGCTACACCCTCGAGGCTATTGGAGAACACGGCTTGGTTCTTACCCATCATCCTAATACACCGATAGGCGCGCTGGACGCGTTGCAG GTGAAGCTGCTACCCAAACAAGGCACGTTCGCGCCGATGAAGACGAGGCACGCAAACCAACCGTTCGAACCGACGTTTCGGTTACAG GTCCATTTACCCAGGAATCAGCTCTACGTTTCCAGGGTAAGCTCGAGGATGAACCTGGGAAAAATTCTCGACGAAGTTTGCCGCGAGAAAAACCTCGACAGGAATAACTACGAGCTTCGACATCCCG CAAACATCGAGGAGACGCTCGACCTGTCGCTGTCCCTGCAGGACTACCATCTCCAGGAGGTGACGCTGTGCCCGAAACGTCGTCCGTTGGGATCGTCGCTTAGCTCGCAGGACATAATGGCGCTTCAGCGTCAGGAGGAGAGGCGACGTCAGGAGGCGAAGCAGAGCGTGTTCGGTTTtgcgtttaaaaaatcaaaggaGAGCTCCCTCAGTACCGACAGTCTTGGCGAACGGAGCGTATCTCCGGCTCGCAGCGACGGTACCGGAAGGAGCGTAAGTCCTCAGGCTCCGACGGCGCCGACAAGACCTCAGAGGAAACGACGACCGGCTCCGAAGCCGCCGCTTCCTCGCGCCGAGGTCGAGACCAGTCCGAGTACCAAGGGTGCCAAGAATCCGGAAAAGGATAACGAGGGGGAAagggagaaggagagggaAAAGGCCGAGAGGACGATCATCAGCCATAGTCGCAACAGCAGCGACAGCTCAGGATACCACGAGGCATCCGTACTCAGTGACAACCTCGACTCGAACATCAGGGTACCCGAAACACTGCCGAGGAGAAGCAGGCTTCAGACACCCTCCTCGGTTGAGTCTACGGGAAGAACACTCGCCGAGACTTCCCAGGCCAGCAAGAGTCTCGGGAATTTAGCTGCCGCTTCTAACCAGAGAACTTCCACCATTGCTCGCGTCACCAGCAACTCTTCCCTCAGTTCAGCAG gtttgagaaagaaaaaagctgCCCCGGCACCGCCGCCGCCGAGGCCTTTGACCTCGTCAACTTCGATACAGGCTCTCGAGCGCATCGTGGATTCCGAAGAGTCCTTCACCTCTGTAGCTGAGACGTCGTTGCCGACTAAAGCGTCCTCGGATGTTGCCGTTGGTACTACCAAATCAAGACTGCAGGCCCAACCTCGGGTCAGTTTAGGGTCTGAAAATCGGGCCTCGATCACACCAAAGATCGACGAAGCGCGAGTCGAAGATAAGCCTGCTGCGATCAACGTCGACTCGGCTCGGTTTTACGAGTCACCGATACTGTCGGAAAAATCGGCGCCTAGCGTCAACCCCAGTCCCAAGATCGTCGAGGTCGCAGCAATCATTCCTAACGTAGAAATCGCTAGTGAACGCAAACGAG AAGCGGATGCGGCTGTGCAGATTGCACCAAACACAAGCCCCGCAACAACGACGACAGATTTGCTCAAAAAAGTTTCGGATACGCTTTCCAGTTCTCTGATGCGATCACAGGCGACTGTGGCTGCAGTTTCATCCTTGGCCAAAGATTTGGAACCACCAGTAGAGTCGAAAAAGGCGGATAAACCGATGGCGAGAGACGAAGAATCGGCTTCCAGACCGGATGTCGGCGAAGACGCACCGGACTTTATCGACGCTCATCAGCCCGCTTTACCCGACTGGGAATACCAGCTTCCGGAACCTCCAAGCGGCTTCAGGGACACCGAGGTCCCTACGGCAAAGGAAGGTGGAAAAATTGCGATTACCGAGCCAGTGCCGGTTCgcgaattagaaaaattgatagcGGATGAAGAACTGAAGGACAGAACAGCGGTTGAAGCGAAGCGGAGAGAGGTCAGCGCCCCGGTATCGCCGACTACGAAAGTACCGCCCatcaacgacgacgacggccATCATCAGAGCAAACGAAGCAGAAGGAAGTCCGGGAGTGAGAACAGCTCCAGAAGGACTTCCCACGTCTCCTCGACGCCAGGTGTTGCACCGGTTGATAATACCTTGTCGAATTTCGTGATAACGACCTACTCGCGGCCGAAGAACGTCGACATCTTCGACGAGATCGAGCGGGCCGATCGCGATCCGGAACTGCCGCTGAGTCGCAAAAGCTCGAGCGCCAGTCAAACTCGCAGAGAATCATCCAGGAGCTCGACTTCCTCGCTACCCCAAAGCGAGGAAAGGCAGCTCGGGAGCGTCGACGAAACGCCGCAGAGACCGGAAGTCGCTCCGCCGGTCCGCGGGGACGACGGTTCGCCCCATATGGTCAGCAGGGCGAATATCAAGATATCCATCGTCGCGAAACCCAGGTCTCGGGGAAACTCCGTGAGCGGAAATCAGGCTCTCAAAGCCGCCGTTCGCGATGCTTCTGACGACGGACGCGGTGTGAGCGATGTTACGGTGCTCGATGAAAAGACGGCTAATAACGAGAAATTCTCTCAGTGGAGGGAGAATATTTTAAAGAAACAGGAAACACCGAGCAGGGAACGGCAATTGCAATCTTTACAG GTTCTAAGAGGCATTTCGTTACAGATTGAAGACTCTCAAACACAGCCGGACGACACAAGCACGGCCGAAAAAGCCGCTCCCACTTCTGCCGTTGAAACGAG AGTCGAAACCGTCAAATCCCCGAATAATGGAGAAACAGCCGCAGAGCCGAGTCCTCAAACAACACCTCCTGCACCCGTTGCAGCGCCGATTGAACCACATGTAAAGCGTTACACCTACGCAGGACCACCGGCTATAGACCTTGGCAGCTGGTCCGACAGATCCAGGACGAAAGTTCAAATAAAACCGGATACAGACTACAAGTTCGAAAAGAGTCCAATTCCGGGAACGGCGAGGATCCAACAGGATGCTCCAAAGACTCTGAATTATAAGGAGGGCAACGCTGTTAGTAGAACCGTCCTAAACGCGGTATCTCAGACAGCGGTAACGCCGAGTGTTGTAAGAAATACGCTGACGAAATCATCGAGGTCCGAGAAGGAATCTACGGTCGATAATCACGATAGAAAAGAGCCAAACGAGCTGGCAAGAACGCTTATCACTCGGACTACGGCCTCCGGTTTCAAGAGGCCGGCTTCTATAGCTGTGTTCGAATCCTCGGTAACGATTTCGGGAGAAAAGGAGACTCAAAAAAGGCCGGAGGTCGTTAATGGAACCGGAAACCAAGAGGAGTCGAACAAGGCCTCCGCCGCAACCGAGAGCGAGGTCGACACGAGACCGCTGAGCTTTAAGGAACTGAAACAGGCGTTCGCCAGGGAGCAAAACGGAAGTGTGCAACCGGTGCCGAAGTTTGGAAGCCTCGGTCGAAGAGCCGAGAATTCCATCAGCGGAACGCTCGTACGGAGGGATAACGAATCGGAGAATCAAACCTCCTTCCGAAACGAGGTGAACGGGCAGAGGGGGGAGAACAAGACCGTGGCCTCCGAGAAGAAGAACTTCGTTACGCCCACGAATCGCGGAACCGCCGTCTTTCAACACGACGTTTTGGGCACTGCACGCCGAACCAGCCGGGGGACTTTAATGCCCGTTGTCAAGGGATTCAAGGTCGTTCCTTCCGAGGAAGAGCCGGTAACTTTGTCGCAAGACAAACCACACATCCACAGAGTCGCGATAGGCGACATTTCGAACGGGAATTATGTAGCTGCCCACAATGGTCTGAGAAAAACCGTCGTCCAGATCAAGGGAGACAATCAAATCAGCAACTCTAACAACATTCCAAAACCGCCGCCAACTATGCCCGTCATAACGGGCGTCACCCTAAAAAGCACCAACGCCAATGCAAGACCAAAGTCTATGATTGTTGCAGCCGACCCGAGGAACGATCTTTTGGAGTCTATTCGGGGATTTGGTGGATCTGGACAGCTGCGACAT GTTTCACGAAGGAATACCAACATTGGTGGTGGCTCAAGTTCGCGATTTGTACATAGCTAA